The Anguilla rostrata isolate EN2019 chromosome 1, ASM1855537v3, whole genome shotgun sequence nucleotide sequence TGCGCTGAACCTAACccagagaaacaggcacacactacCCTGCGCTGAACCTAACccagagaaacaggcacacactacCCTGCGCTGAACCTAACccagagaaacaggcacacactacCCTGCGCTGAGCCTAACccagagaaacaggcacacactacCCTGCGCTGAACCTAACccagagaaacaggcacacactacCCTGCGCTGAACCAAccagagaaacaggcacacactacCACACTGACGCTTCCAACTCCAGGAAAGGCACACACCCCTCGCATGAACTAACCAAAAACAGGGCAACCTACCTTGCCTGAAGCCTAAccagagaaacaggcacacactacCCTGCGCTGAACCTAACccagagaaacaggcacacactacCCTGCGCTGAACCTAATccagagaaacaggcacacactacCCTGCGCTGAACCGAATccagagaaacaggcacacactacCCTGCGCTGAACCTAACccagagaaacaggcacacactacCCTGCGCTGAACCGAATccagagaaacaggcacacactacCCTGCGCTGAGCCTAACccagagaaacaggcacacactacCCTGCGCTGAACCTAACccagagaaacaggcacacactacCCTGCGCTGAACCTAACccagagaaacaggcacacactacCCTGTGCTGAACCGAATccagagaaacaggcacacactacCCTGTGCTGAACCGAATccagagaaacaggcacacactacCCTGCGCTGAGCCTAACccagagaaacaggcacacaccaCCCTGCGCTGAACCGAATccagagaaacaggcacacactacCCTGCGCTGAACCTAACccagagaaacaggcacacactacCCTGCGCTGAGCCTAACccagagaaacaggcacacactacCCTGCACTGAACCTAACccagagaaacaggcacacactacCCTGCACTGAACCTAACccagagaaacaggcacacactacCCACACACTGACCGTTCCACAGCTCCAGGAATAGGCAGTCACACCCTCCGCAAATGCACTTTGGATACAAAATTACATTGAGAGCGTAGTGACTCGGTATTCTTGCCGTAgaacaggggtcctcaatcttatccagaaagggcgggtgtgggtgcaggcttttgttccagctgggcagttacacacctgattctactaatcaatgtgcttagcaaagattccatcaggtgtgttactgcttggttggaacaaaagcctgcacccacaccagccctttctggataagattcaGGACCCCTGCcgtagaatgtgattgtatgtgtcAGTGCCGCACAAAACGTTCAGAGTGGCAAGGATGAGCGTActctgactgagggagggagtTACCAAGGAGGGCAATCACTGTCCATCACAACACAGGCCCTGCATCATAAGCGAACACATACCTCAGACACACAATCCACATGcaaaaaagctttcaaatgGCACCTATCTCacctgtctttttgtttttatttgtatttttactgtttgtatTTTCTAACTTCTGTTTTATAGCTCTGTGTGGTCCCTGGTTCAGATCAGAGGTTTTTCAACCTTTTTCTGATCCTGGGACCCACACTCAGGCTCAAAGACACCCAGGGGTGCTCCTGTCATAAGTTAAAAAAGGgtcatatttaaaaaaggttttacatttttaaaaacattccccCAAATCTGTAGTCTTTGCATATCGCGTCTGGGCGGGTACCCCCCAGGGCCCCCCCTCGGGTTCTTTGGtcccccctgttgaaaaccctgGGTCCAGAGCCATGTCCACGCTATGAGGCAGATACTCGGCCAATCAGATAGCACAACCGACACAGTTCAATGTCGCAGGGCTGCTGTCGTGCGGTACAAATTACTGTAAATTGTGTCGGTGCGCTCGAGCTGTTCGGCACGCACTTGATACTTTGCCGCTGCGCTCTCACGTTCTTCGTGGCGTGACCTTGCAGCTTGACTCGTAGAAATGGTCCCGTGCCCCTGAAAGGTGGGGCATCGTGGACGCAGACCTGTGCCCTGAAATGCGTCATGTTGGGCGGGACAGAGTGGAGAGACGCAGGCGGCGTGTCTTTCTGACCGCTGCTTCCAGGCTGTGAGCTAAGTAGCTGCAAGCAGATGTGAGGAAGGAATGCCAGGGTACCCACTGAGAACATGTGCAGTATCTATTTCCACTGTAATGAACAGATTTTAGCAAGCAAATATGGCATTACCTCTTCTCTTTATCTATGCATATATGCTTTTCATATGCGTACAAGCCAAATGCTCTCGTCATGTTAATGATTGTTTCAATTAACTGTGAATCACAGTAATGTATTTCATTGCGACATGCTTTCATTGCGGTATGCTTTAGACATTTCAATTTCTGAGTACCGAACAGAAATACTATATTAGAAATGTGAAACTTTGCCTCAGGAAGGATCTCAGACAGAAAGAAACTAAGGGTTGAGCTGTGAAGAAAATTTCATTTGTGACAATGTACTGAAATTTTGTAATAAAGGATAATTTGTTTGGTCAATGTTTCACcactttttgtttgtaaaatagtaaaaaaaaaaaaaaaagttaccttTTTGTGTTGATGTAAatttgagtgagtgtgagggcttgtgtgtgcgtgtatctgtgtgtgtgtgtgtgtgtgtgtgtatgcgtgtgtatgtttctcTTGAACTATAGCCCTGAGGGAAATAAATTTTTCTTTCTATCATCTGAGCCGGGGGAacaagggaaagggagagggagagggggaggagggacgGAATGATCATAAGGGAGAGGACAAAAAATATCGGAGAAGGATGATGGGAAGGAAAGTGTCACAGACAGAGGAATAGAAGGAGAAAAGAGCTCAGTCTCTCACGTCCACCGCCCACCATGTTGAGTGCATCAGTGCGGCAGTTTGTCTGTCCCACGCGCGGGCTGTCCGTCTCTGTGGCTAGGCAGAGGAGCGAGGGGCCGGCCGGAGGGCCCCAGGCGCGCGGTTTCGAGGAGATCCCTCACACCGGGAGCAACGGCTACATCAACCTGTTCCGGTTCTTGAAGGAGGATCGGTTCAGCTCGCTGCACAAATACATGGAGAAGAGCTTCAACGCCCTAGGCCCCATTTACAGGTACCGTGGAGAGGGTCCTGCGTTGGGCCATTGTTATGGTTTTGGGGTCAGATGTTGGTTTCCTTttcttgtgcgtgtgtgtgtgtgtgtgtgtatgtgtatgtgtgtgcgtgtttgccggtgtgtttgtgcatatgtgtgtatgtgtatgtgcatgtgtgtgtgtgtgcctctgtgtgtgtgtatgcgtgtgtgtgtgtgtttgtgcagaattGATTTTGAGCTGAACTGAATATGCACTGCAGGAGACATTTGGGGTCTACTCATACCCTAACAGAAAAAGGTGCCATAAGTGCCTGAAAAGGTACAAAAGCTTGCCCTGGGGCAGTACCCTTtaggtacataaaattgtacccaGAGCCATTAGTTTAAGAATTCACTTGTACCATGAGTTAAAACAGCCACTTGTTTTTTCTTGTCAAAGGTACTATTTGTACCTCAAGGAAATTATTGTACCTTTCAGGgtacaaagaacaaaaatatacctccactgtacctttatttctgagagtgtagggACTGGGCTGGACACAACAGTGCCACCGGTATTCAAATCCATGACCATCAGGTGTCGAGTCCAGTGCTTCAAACATTACACCAGAAGTCTTTTAGACATTCCTGACATCTTGGTACAGAGCCATACTGCCAATATAACTCTATGACTATAACAATATGACGGACAGCTTCACTGGGACAGTGTCAGATCTGAGAcccataatctctctctctgtttctatcgttctctctctctctctctctctctctctctctctctctctctctcccctcctctctctctcctctctctctccctccccccccttctctctctctcccctctctttcttctctctctctcttcttctctctctctctctctctctctctctctctctctctctctctcccccctctcctctctcctctctctctctctctccctctatctctctctcttctctctctctctcccccctctctctctctctctctctctctctctctctcctctctctctctcctctctctctctctctcccatctgcTGGATCTCAGTCCCTTTTActctctccccgctcctccTCAGGAGCTGCCAGCGACATCATGGAGCTGTTCCAGGCTGAGGGGCTCAATCCCCAGCGAATGACCGTGCAGCCCTGGGCCGCTCACCGGGAGACTCGCAAGCACTCCAAGGGCATCTTCCTcaagtcagtgtgtgtgtgcgtgtgtgcgtgtgtgtgtgtgtgtgtgtgtgtgggtgtgtgtgtgtgtatgtgtgcgtgtgtgtgaatgcatgcatgcgtgctcTGTCTGAATTGAACCATGAAATAGAAAAggtggggtttgtgtttgtgtcagagTAAATGAACCAAAATATCTATAAAGGGCAATAAAATCAATACCAGAGAATTATCCATGTCTGCACTTATCAACACTTAATAGTAATTTTTAAGGAGGTGTATcaaaagtgattttaaaaaatattaaaacacttattcatcatttttatcattCCTGAGCAGCAAGTGCACAGTACGTGTATGAGCTTTATGTGGCTGCAACCAGTCGCTTTCCCTGGGTgtcttccggaagcttccgtgCTGACAGCCTAGTggcagggggaggcggggcgtCTGACGGCTCGCGTCCGTTTCCGCAGGAACGGGGCGGAGTGGAGGGCCGACAGGATCCTGATGAACAAGGAAGTGATGCTGAGCTCCGCCGTGAGCCTCTTCCTCCCGCCGCTGGACGAGGTCGCTCGGGACTTCTGCCAGATCCTGCGGAGGCGAGTGGAGGCGGAGGGCCGTCGCagcctgacccttgaccccagCCCCGACCTCTTCCGCTTTGCCCTGGAAGGTCAGTTGTCCGTTGAGCGGTACGATGTATAAATGCCCTGCACACTGATAAACTTGACAGAtggtgaatggtaaatggactgcatttatatagcgcttttatccaaagcgctttacaatcaatgcctctcattcacccattcacacactcacacaccaacggtgaaaggctgccatgcaaggtaccagtcatctcattgggagcaattaggggttaggtgtcttggtcagggacacttcgacatgcccttCGACAACATTGTGCTTaccactgaaaagaaaatggaatcCAGTGTTAAGCCAGAGTAAAATATTATCTGAGGGATATAAACTATTGataaaacacacatgctcttCCAAGCTGCTTGATTGAATAGTTGTTTTTTATGTGGAGGTAAAGTCAGTTATTCTAGATGAAATTGGTATTTGGCTGAAAATGACCAGAAGTTGCCCTGAATACtttggaaaaatgtttaattggctGATGGTTAATTTGGACCGTTATTATGGCATTCAGCGGGCATACAATGTTATCACAGAGCTTAATTGTATAATTAACCATTTGGGCCAAATAATCACAGGCGGGGGGTCCACTAACTGTCTGTTTGAAAAGGCAGTATGAGGTCCCAGACCATTCATTTCTCAATCATAGCCTATCAGTCAGTaaactatatttaaatgtgctttgtgtgtaatCTAGTGTGTGCAATTATGCTTCTTTCTGGAGTTCACCATCATGAACTGTACATATGAGTCCTAGATATAAAATGCAACATGAACGCTGGAGCCAGGCACAGCTCGAATGTTTCAGCTCGAAGATTTCGGCAAAATACTGCTAGAACATACGAGTTGATTAGTTCAGTTCTGATTTCTTGCATACGCGCACAGCAAATCTTGatcagttcagttaaaatggAGAATTATTGGCATGCCAAATCAAACTGAGCTATGTTTAGtagtaaaaacaacacattaatCTCATCTGTCTACTCCATCTTCTAATTCACCTATTCTCTCACCCCATCCTCCCCTCCTTTATCTCTCTTGTGCtgttgctcactctctctctagctAGCTGCCATGTCCTGTATGGCGAAAGGATTGGTCTGTTTTCCCCATCTCCTTCCCTCGAGTCCCAGCACTTCATCTCGGCTCTGGAGCGAATGCTCGCCACCACCACACCCCTGCTCTATCTGCCTTCCAAGCTCCTCATCACCCTGCACGCCCCCCTGTGGACACAGCACGCCACTGCCTGGGACGTCATCTTCAGTCATGGTGAAGTACATGctgcatgcatactgtatattgagGGCCCTCTAGTGGACAGAAAAGGCAGGCATAATATTACTCTCTGACAAGGGAACGGCTGAATGTCATCTTTAGGAAGGACAGAGAAATGCTGCCCCCTTTGGACATAATGCATTAGGCTACTCTGGATGGACTCTGGTTATAACAGCTGTGTCTTTGGCCAGACTTAATGCTAAATCTGATTAAATGTAAACCCATACTGAATTTGACTCTGTTCTCCTCTGAATTAatgttcctctctgtctctttctctctctctctccttcctcctcttcctcctagCTGATGCCCGTATCCAAAAGGTGTACCAGAAACTGCAATCTAAGCATCGACAAGCAGGGTCAAGCGGGCACTCCCCTGACAATCAGGAGGCTTTCAGTGGGGTCCTGGAGCAGCTGATAGAGAAGGGGCAGTTGTCTTTAGAGCTCATAAAAGCCAACATCACTGAACTGATGGCAGGGGCGGTGGACACGGTGAGTACAGACGCACAACCACATggccactctttctctctggcccAAAAGTGATGACGTCATACCTGCAGGAGGCCAGTGGTCTGCTGACTTTCCACACTTCGAATAAATCTTATATGTTGAAATCAGAATACCTTTagttctgatttttttaaatccccctCCCAGACAGCAGTTCCCTTGCAGTTTGCCCTGTTTGAACTGGCCAGGAATCCCGGCATTCAGGAGATGGTGCGCAGGCAAGTGCAGTCCTCCTGGGCTTCAGCAGAGGGTGACCCCCAGAAGGCCCTCCAGGGGGCCCCGTTGTTGAAGAACACAGTGAAAGAGATTCTCAGGTGCAGCACTCACCCTATTACAGCGTTTGCATTTCTATTTCAGTGCAATCATGAAAGAAGGCATTTCAAACATTTGTGGAAAGTACTAATATTCACAATGCATATATCTTATTATTACAccgttttgtattttatttaagacACTGAATGGAATGAATGACATGTCGTTGTTGCTCATGTATCTGATCTAGGATGTACCCTGTGGGAATCACCGTCCAGCGATACCCAGTCAGAGACATTATCATTCAGAACTACCATATCCCTGCCGGGGTGAGAACGCAGCTGCACAGctccacacacgtacacaacgCACAGACAAATACCGCCCCTCTGCCCACGCATGTGCATGTTTACTGACACAACTCCACCCCTCTGCCCACGAGGACTGCCGTTGCTTGAAGTGggaatttctctctccctctcttccccccctctctcccgccctcaGACACTAGTACAGGCATGCCTGTACCCCATGGGGCGAAGCGAGGATGTCTTTCGGGAGGCCGGGATATTTAAGCCGACGCGGTGGGAGAAGTCCGAGCAGCGCGGGTTCCTCTCGCTGGCCTTTGGCTTCGGGGCGAGGCAGTGCGTGGGGAGGAGGATCGCCGATAATGAgatgcagctgctgctgtttcacGTGAGTGTGTcagagacaggagaggggaCAGGTCACCTGGACTGTGCACATCTCTGAAAGAAAGAACCGGAAAATCTAACcggataaaaatgttttgtgcgTGGACAAAGCAGGCTAGTTTTCAAGGCATCGTTCTTGGTGTGGAAGGGACCAAAGGAATAAAACTGAGTAGAAATCACACAGCTTCTCTACTCTGGCTACTGGATGTATTCTGGTTGTAGCAGCTGTGTCTTTGGCAAGCCTTAATGCaaaatttgactaaatgtacatgcatactgtatttgAATCTGTTTCCCTAATTAATTTCTTGAattaatatctctctctctctctctctctctctctctctctcggaggAATTAGACAGGTGTTAGAGCACAACTAAAGGGAATtattctttcttctctttccacAGATCCTGTTGAACTTCCAACTCAGTGTCTCCTCCACTGACAACATAAAGACCAAATATACTCTCATCCTACAACCAGAGACACCACCCAGAATCACTTTCACTCTCCTCTGACCGATTCAGCTCCTTGCTTGAGCTCACAAACGATCCATCACTGATGCGTGTTGCACTACTGACACTACTATGCTCTGATCATCCAACTGCCTTacaatatttttcactttggtttttttgtttttgttttttgtttttttgttatcagaatacacaaataaacacgtGACTGACTATTAAAAATTCTTTCAATTTACCTACATATTCGTTTTGTTATTTACTTGTTTAAGTTTTGCAGCCGCGGAAACGTCTTACATGCCCACGAGATGGCGACGACAACCAATATAGTGGGAACTATTATTTTATCGCGCTAGTTCCACTCTACTTTGATCCCGTAGTTCCAGGTTCAGCCAAACTGTTCTTCGCTGCCGAGTCGAAGGTTTGTGTTCATAGCTTTTGTTTACTTTTCAAACTTGTGAATATTGGTCAGATTTCTCTGTTATATTTCATATACGATTACGCCTACCTGTGTGCCTCACTTTTGACTATATTGTGCGTCAATTTGGCTACACTGTGTTTTACtgtcatttgtatgtttttcatttaaagctCAAAACAGTTTTTATGGTGTTGAAGTTAACTGTTAACATTATTTTTCCAAGGTCTTTAAAGTGAATGCAAAAACGTTTTGCTGTTGAAATATACATACAATATGCAATGCAATTTACTACAATCGCGCTTTAATTTTGCATTCAATTCGACAGTATTAAACTTGGTAATAGCCCTATTTATATTTTACGCAGGTATATATCGTTTTATTTCCATACTTAGCCTACGTGATATCTTCATTAATTGCAACAATTAATTCTACATTAATTCTCACGTAATTCCTGCTGTACAATTGGGATTTTGGGCTTGAGCTTGGCTTTAGGAGTGTATAGACTAAACTGTGGAAACTGTCAGGGAGCAGGATGCCGTCTTTTGCAAAATTGCGTAATTATTTCTGTCATTGTGGTCTCCACTTCAAAATTTTTGAGTGCCTTGCATGAGCATGACACTACACATGGTTTTTTGACAGGGCCTGTCTCGATCGCGTTTGGTAAAAAAAATCggtgcgtttgtgagtgtgtggcgGTGCATATTGCGGGCCA carries:
- the LOC135233515 gene encoding cytochrome P450 11B, mitochondrial, with the protein product MLSASVRQFVCPTRGLSVSVARQRSEGPAGGPQARGFEEIPHTGSNGYINLFRFLKEDRFSSLHKYMEKSFNALGPIYRYRGEGPALGHCYAASDIMELFQAEGLNPQRMTVQPWAAHRETRKHSKGIFLKNGAEWRADRILMNKEVMLSSAVSLFLPPLDEVARDFCQILRRRVEAEGRRSLTLDPSPDLFRFALEASCHVLYGERIGLFSPSPSLESQHFISALERMLATTTPLLYLPSKLLITLHAPLWTQHATAWDVIFSHADARIQKVYQKLQSKHRQAGSSGHSPDNQEAFSGVLEQLIEKGQLSLELIKANITELMAGAVDTTAVPLQFALFELARNPGIQEMVRRQVQSSWASAEGDPQKALQGAPLLKNTVKEILRMYPVGITVQRYPVRDIIIQNYHIPAGTLVQACLYPMGRSEDVFREAGIFKPTRWEKSEQRGFLSLAFGFGARQCVGRRIADNEMQLLLFHILLNFQLSVSSTDNIKTKYTLILQPETPPRITFTLL